From the genome of Candidatus Nitrosocosmicus oleophilus, one region includes:
- the cofH gene encoding 5-amino-6-(D-ribitylamino)uracil--L-tyrosine 4-hydroxyphenyl transferase CofH has translation MNIDSIFRNIDPEISSILGRALDGKEISSPDTLKLLNATGQSLSVITLVADELRRRANGEIVSYVINRNINFTNVCIKQCGFCAFSRDFRVEEGYLLPIEEIVRRAKEAWQFGATEICIQAGLPPKMDGFFYIDLCRAIKKELPEIHIHAFSPEEILYGSKLSNNKVHDYLGMLKEAGLGSLPGTSAEILVKEIRDKISPGRISIEQWIDIISTAHKLDIPTTSTIMYGHIESSSDIVSHLEIIRNIQRQTGKFTEFVPLSYVHYDAPMSNHHLVKDIRPGADGLEILKIHAISRIFFNNFINNLQVSWVKEGPKLSQILLNSGANDLGGCLINESISTSAGSQYGQFMRPVDMRKIIKAAGKIPAQRTSKYEIIKDFRTSEEIESENSLDKIDPDRFGSYNELIKLNSFRFKKG, from the coding sequence ATGAATATTGACAGTATTTTTAGAAACATCGATCCGGAAATCTCTTCGATCCTTGGAAGAGCCTTAGACGGAAAGGAAATTTCCTCACCAGATACGCTAAAGCTTTTAAATGCTACTGGACAAAGTTTGTCTGTAATCACTCTAGTTGCTGATGAGTTGAGAAGACGGGCAAATGGTGAAATTGTCTCTTATGTCATTAATAGAAATATTAACTTTACAAATGTCTGTATAAAACAATGTGGTTTTTGTGCGTTTAGCAGAGATTTTAGGGTCGAAGAGGGTTATCTTTTACCAATTGAAGAGATAGTAAGAAGGGCTAAGGAAGCATGGCAATTTGGGGCCACTGAAATATGCATCCAGGCAGGGTTACCTCCTAAAATGGATGGATTTTTTTATATAGATTTATGCAGAGCCATAAAGAAGGAATTGCCCGAGATTCATATTCACGCTTTTTCCCCAGAGGAGATATTGTATGGATCGAAATTGTCTAATAACAAAGTTCATGATTATCTGGGAATGCTAAAGGAAGCGGGCCTAGGTAGTTTGCCTGGCACTTCCGCCGAAATTCTTGTCAAAGAGATTAGGGACAAAATTTCCCCCGGCCGTATTAGTATAGAGCAATGGATAGATATTATTTCCACGGCACACAAGCTTGACATCCCGACCACTTCAACAATAATGTACGGACACATTGAAAGCAGTAGCGATATTGTATCTCATCTGGAGATAATAAGAAACATCCAGAGACAAACCGGGAAATTCACCGAATTTGTTCCTTTGAGTTATGTGCACTATGATGCCCCGATGTCTAACCATCATTTAGTCAAAGATATAAGGCCCGGTGCAGATGGTCTGGAAATTTTGAAAATACACGCAATTTCGCGAATTTTCTTTAATAATTTTATTAATAACCTTCAGGTTTCATGGGTTAAAGAAGGACCTAAATTGTCGCAAATTTTGCTTAATTCGGGTGCAAATGACTTGGGTGGTTGTCTGATTAACGAGAGTATTTCAACTTCTGCAGGATCGCAATATGGACAATTTATGAGGCCAGTGGATATGCGTAAAATCATAAAGGCAGCAGGTAAGATACCCGCACAGAGAACATCAAAATATGAGATAATAAAAGATTTTAGGACTAGTGAGGAAATTGAATCAGAGAATTCCCTTGACAAAATCGATCCTGATAGATTCGGTTCATACAATGAATTGATAAAACTAAATAGCTTTAGGTTCAAGAAAGGCTAA
- the cofG gene encoding 7,8-didemethyl-8-hydroxy-5-deazariboflavin synthase CofG produces MTVNGIQNYQHFSRNFYSNEIIYKIIEKRVVDSHELKDLLINAEIKDLNLLAAFLRNRQENKVVTYSRKVFINLINLCKDSCSYCTYKKEPTNHEAVMLNPSQAIAIAKLGRKARCTEALIVTGERPETRYSEAKRWLTLLGHRNLSELLADLSEKIVSQTGMLPHTNAGSLTKKEMSMLRSTNASLGMMLENSSYRLTEKGQAHEKAPSKNPKVRLRSLISAGELNFPITTGLLVGIDESFSEIIESLLLINDVNKKYGHIQEVIMQNFIPKKGTMMEYAKSPSYPYFLRCIAAARIILQDISLQVPPNLSPNVYSNYLDAGINDWGGISPITPDHVNPESPWPTIENVGVVTREKGFVLRARLPVYPKYIINSELSGKFVHKDLKDYIEPLIDKYGLVKEEFINNEY; encoded by the coding sequence ATGACTGTAAATGGGATTCAAAACTATCAACATTTTTCAAGAAATTTCTATTCCAACGAAATCATTTATAAGATAATCGAAAAAAGAGTTGTTGACAGTCACGAATTAAAGGATTTGTTGATTAACGCTGAGATTAAGGATCTTAACCTTTTGGCCGCATTTCTTCGCAATAGGCAAGAAAACAAGGTTGTAACTTATTCAAGAAAGGTTTTTATCAATTTGATAAATTTGTGCAAAGATTCATGCTCTTATTGTACCTATAAGAAGGAGCCAACGAACCATGAAGCTGTGATGCTGAACCCTTCTCAAGCAATAGCAATTGCTAAGCTTGGAAGGAAGGCAAGATGTACAGAAGCACTGATTGTAACCGGTGAGAGACCAGAGACAAGATATAGCGAGGCTAAAAGGTGGCTTACATTACTTGGACATCGGAATTTGTCTGAATTATTAGCAGATTTGAGTGAAAAAATAGTATCACAGACTGGAATGTTACCACATACTAATGCTGGCAGTTTAACAAAGAAAGAGATGTCTATGCTAAGATCTACAAATGCGAGTTTGGGTATGATGTTAGAAAATTCGAGTTACCGATTGACTGAAAAAGGGCAAGCTCATGAAAAAGCTCCAAGCAAGAATCCTAAAGTAAGATTAAGATCTTTAATCTCTGCAGGTGAGCTTAATTTTCCAATAACTACAGGATTATTGGTAGGCATAGATGAAAGTTTTAGTGAAATCATTGAATCATTGTTACTAATAAATGATGTTAATAAGAAATACGGCCACATTCAAGAAGTAATTATGCAAAATTTCATACCAAAGAAAGGGACCATGATGGAGTATGCAAAATCACCATCATATCCTTACTTTTTAAGATGTATCGCAGCAGCTCGAATAATTTTACAAGATATTAGTCTACAAGTCCCACCGAACCTAAGCCCTAACGTATATTCTAATTACCTTGATGCGGGAATCAATGATTGGGGTGGGATTTCACCGATTACACCTGATCACGTCAATCCAGAATCACCTTGGCCGACTATTGAAAATGTTGGTGTTGTAACTAGAGAAAAAGGCTTTGTATTAAGGGCACGTCTGCCGGTGTATCCAAAATACATAATTAACTCGGAATTATCAGGGAAATTCGTCCACAAAGACCTTAAAGACTATATAGAACCGTTGATAGATAAATACGGCTTGGTCAAAGAGGAGTTTATTAACAATGAATATTGA
- a CDS encoding cobalamin B12-binding domain-containing protein, protein MLVTKLGLDGHDRGALVICRALRGSGMEVIYSGLFCTPQQVAKTAIEEDVDVIAMSLPNGAHLTLFPKVSRLLEEQNVQDILLVGGVVIPESDKNELEKAGITGNFGPGTSLDKIIEHIVKNVK, encoded by the coding sequence ATTTTGGTTACAAAGCTGGGTTTGGATGGTCACGATCGAGGAGCTTTGGTAATCTGTAGAGCGCTCAGGGGTTCGGGCATGGAGGTAATTTATTCGGGATTATTTTGTACACCCCAACAAGTTGCAAAGACAGCAATTGAGGAGGATGTAGATGTAATTGCCATGAGTTTACCTAACGGTGCGCACTTAACTTTGTTTCCTAAAGTATCTCGATTATTAGAGGAACAGAACGTTCAGGACATTTTGTTGGTGGGCGGAGTGGTAATACCCGAATCAGATAAGAATGAATTAGAAAAGGCAGGGATTACCGGAAATTTTGGACCTGGCACATCCCTAGATAAAATTATCGAACATATTGTAAAAAATGTAAAATAG
- the ilvC gene encoding ketol-acid reductoisomerase, with protein sequence MTIRRWLDNEVSLDPLRNLKIAVIGYGIQGAAQASNMKDSGLNVCVGLRPGGKTWAKAENDNHEVKVVSDAVKDSDIIHILIPDMEQEETFKTEIAPYLTENKTISFSHGAAIHWKWIDPPKNIDVIMIAPKGPGQRVRELYLDGFGTPSLVAVHQDYTKKAWEKTLALAKSIGSTKPGVLETTFKEEVETDWFGEQVDLCGGVHQMILKSFETLVEAGYQPEIAYFECLHELKLIVDLVQKYGITGMYTRVSETARYGGLTRGKRVIDTDSKAKMKEVLAEIQSGQFANEWVNNYKKEKKLAFRGMLQELENHEIEKVGKDLRKMMWPQEKVE encoded by the coding sequence ATGACAATAAGGAGATGGCTTGACAATGAAGTCTCTTTGGATCCATTAAGGAATCTAAAGATTGCTGTCATTGGTTATGGTATTCAAGGTGCGGCACAGGCATCTAATATGAAAGATTCCGGTCTAAATGTTTGTGTTGGTTTGCGTCCAGGAGGGAAGACGTGGGCAAAAGCAGAAAATGATAATCACGAAGTAAAAGTTGTTAGTGATGCAGTTAAAGACTCTGATATTATACATATTTTAATTCCAGATATGGAACAAGAAGAAACTTTTAAGACTGAAATCGCACCATATTTGACTGAAAATAAGACGATCAGTTTTTCACATGGTGCTGCTATACATTGGAAGTGGATCGATCCTCCTAAAAATATTGATGTCATAATGATTGCACCGAAAGGACCAGGTCAAAGAGTCCGTGAATTGTACTTAGACGGATTCGGGACACCTTCTCTTGTTGCTGTACATCAAGACTATACAAAAAAAGCTTGGGAAAAAACATTGGCACTCGCCAAATCAATAGGAAGTACAAAACCTGGGGTTTTGGAGACCACATTCAAAGAAGAAGTAGAAACAGATTGGTTTGGGGAGCAAGTAGATTTGTGTGGAGGGGTACACCAAATGATCCTTAAATCATTTGAGACACTGGTAGAAGCAGGTTATCAACCAGAAATTGCCTATTTTGAATGCTTGCACGAGCTAAAATTAATTGTAGACTTGGTTCAAAAGTATGGTATTACAGGTATGTATACCAGGGTCAGTGAAACAGCAAGATATGGTGGGCTTACCCGGGGTAAACGCGTAATTGACACAGACTCTAAGGCAAAAATGAAGGAAGTATTAGCAGAGATCCAATCAGGACAGTTTGCAAACGAGTGGGTCAACAATTACAAGAAGGAAAAGAAATTGGCTTTTAGAGGGATGTTGCAGGAGTTGGAAAATCATGAGATTGAAAAAGTCGGCAAGGATCTAAGGAAAATGATGTGGCCGCAAGAAAAGGTAGAGTAA
- a CDS encoding prephenate dehydrogenase/arogenate dehydrogenase family protein produces the protein MANILIVGAAGRMGKWFFDYLINLRKEQSEDQHLSKKTIKVEKIFLVDISRADYLNISETVNVFVSKSISKFVKDSNIIILCTPIKETLKILDKITMMLRPGTIVIEISSVKNPIHNYISNLSQKYNSMKFLCIHPMFGPGAQIKSSKNIIMYVPLGLSDVNRESRILGKLFPRFKRFLISTSEKHDTLIAILISLVYFINLVFSRLLIEISTSKTFKNEKDLLKLLKQLSGSSYRIQSLLSESILTDEVPLYLNLFLGSDKSIEIINKYGKIYERVSKKVEQKDEKYLQNLVINTRKKIKKQIDIDYSYDLLYRFLNN, from the coding sequence ATGGCAAATATCCTAATAGTTGGAGCCGCCGGAAGAATGGGAAAATGGTTTTTTGATTATCTTATTAATTTACGTAAAGAACAATCTGAAGATCAACATTTAAGCAAAAAAACTATTAAAGTAGAAAAGATTTTCTTAGTTGACATTAGTAGGGCAGATTACTTAAATATCTCAGAGACCGTGAATGTTTTTGTTTCAAAGAGTATTAGCAAGTTTGTTAAAGATTCAAACATAATCATTTTATGTACTCCTATCAAGGAAACGCTTAAAATCCTTGATAAAATTACAATGATGCTAAGACCAGGAACAATTGTTATAGAAATATCTTCTGTCAAAAATCCTATTCATAATTATATTTCAAACTTATCCCAGAAATATAATTCTATGAAATTTCTTTGTATCCATCCTATGTTTGGACCAGGAGCTCAAATAAAATCTTCAAAGAATATAATAATGTATGTGCCACTAGGTTTATCTGATGTAAACAGGGAATCAAGAATACTTGGTAAGTTGTTTCCAAGATTCAAAAGATTCTTAATAAGTACGTCAGAAAAACACGATACTCTTATTGCTATTCTTATAAGTTTAGTTTACTTTATTAATCTTGTTTTCTCGAGACTTTTGATTGAAATTTCAACTAGTAAGACATTCAAAAACGAAAAAGATTTGTTAAAACTGTTAAAACAGTTATCGGGAAGCTCATATAGGATTCAATCGTTACTAAGTGAGAGTATATTAACTGATGAAGTACCACTTTATTTGAATCTATTTCTAGGTAGCGACAAATCAATCGAGATAATTAACAAGTATGGCAAGATTTATGAGAGGGTATCAAAGAAAGTAGAACAAAAAGACGAAAAGTACTTGCAAAACCTTGTAATCAATACGAGAAAAAAAATTAAGAAGCAAATAGATATAGATTATTCGTATGATTTGCTTTACCGGTTTTTAAATAATTAA
- a CDS encoding aminotransferase class I/II-fold pyridoxal phosphate-dependent enzyme codes for MTIEEVSILRNDMKEITKQIMQLVNQRMEIARKIGAIKTNLDLEIIDDKVELGIKSYLFSNPEYLNLDPEFSGRIVNMLINESIRIQNLEKNKLNGKQEIIEHKTNSSVQPTKSPPTKDEHKIHKFEIKSHLDVFNAAKNLELQGFKIIHMEVGEPDFLPPVEVKNELTRIYEMRRFHYTQTAGIRDLRKGLSNHLANISAKNGFDIFEPISPDKIIVTPGGRFGIFCSFSALLRPGDEIITIEPAWPACFDCANYLGVKNRVVKTSLEQNWEPDISEIENQININTKIICLNYPNNPTGKILNKKSYDKIVELARKNGIYLLSDEVYSNYAYEPYRSVINFDYDKSILLGSFSKTFAMTGFRVGYVYSRNASLINKLIKIQALALTSVAEPMQSCALLALNSDPERNNKIMKKRLEIMCEHLKKLPFEYVFPDGAMYVFARIRRDLDLTDLKLVELLLNHGVAVAPGSGFGSNYSNYIRLSTCLEETKMIKGLEIISDLVGKL; via the coding sequence ATGACGATAGAAGAAGTTAGTATTTTGAGGAATGACATGAAAGAAATTACAAAGCAAATCATGCAACTAGTCAATCAAAGGATGGAGATTGCGAGGAAAATCGGAGCGATAAAGACCAATTTGGACCTTGAGATTATTGACGATAAGGTAGAATTAGGTATCAAGAGCTATTTGTTTAGTAACCCTGAATATTTGAATTTGGATCCAGAATTTTCTGGAAGGATTGTCAATATGCTAATTAACGAATCAATTAGAATTCAGAATTTGGAAAAAAATAAACTCAATGGTAAGCAAGAAATAATTGAACATAAAACAAATTCTTCGGTTCAGCCTACTAAATCCCCTCCTACGAAGGACGAACATAAGATCCATAAATTTGAAATCAAATCTCATTTGGATGTCTTTAATGCAGCAAAAAATCTAGAACTACAAGGATTTAAGATAATACACATGGAGGTTGGAGAACCTGATTTTCTACCACCGGTTGAAGTTAAGAATGAATTAACCAGGATTTATGAAATGCGCAGGTTTCATTATACTCAGACTGCGGGTATCAGAGATTTGCGGAAAGGTTTGTCCAATCATCTTGCTAATATCTCAGCTAAAAATGGATTTGATATTTTTGAACCAATAAGTCCTGACAAGATTATTGTTACCCCCGGAGGCCGGTTCGGGATATTTTGTTCGTTTTCCGCACTTTTGAGACCGGGTGATGAAATTATTACCATTGAACCAGCTTGGCCGGCTTGCTTTGATTGTGCAAATTACCTTGGTGTAAAAAATAGGGTAGTAAAGACTAGTTTGGAACAGAACTGGGAGCCTGACATTTCTGAAATAGAAAATCAAATTAATATTAATACAAAAATAATCTGTCTAAATTATCCTAATAATCCAACTGGTAAAATACTGAACAAAAAATCTTACGACAAAATAGTAGAATTAGCTCGCAAGAATGGAATTTATTTACTCAGTGATGAAGTTTATTCTAACTATGCTTATGAACCTTATCGAAGTGTTATTAATTTTGACTATGACAAATCAATACTATTGGGCTCTTTTTCAAAAACATTTGCGATGACGGGATTTAGGGTCGGCTATGTGTATTCTAGAAATGCCTCATTAATCAACAAGCTCATCAAAATACAAGCATTGGCTTTAACATCAGTGGCAGAGCCAATGCAATCTTGTGCCTTGCTAGCACTAAATTCCGATCCTGAGAGAAATAACAAAATAATGAAGAAGCGTTTAGAAATAATGTGTGAGCATTTGAAAAAATTACCATTTGAATATGTATTCCCAGATGGGGCAATGTATGTCTTTGCAAGGATCAGGCGTGATCTAGATTTGACAGACTTGAAGTTAGTGGAATTATTGTTAAACCATGGAGTTGCCGTAGCACCGGGAAGTGGATTCGGATCAAATTATTCTAATTACATAAGATTATCTACGTGTCTAGAGGAAACGAAAATGATCAAAGGATTGGAAATCATTAGTGATTTGGTTGGTAAACTTTAA
- the aroC gene encoding chorismate synthase has translation MPSNTLGDCFTLSSFGESHGQCIGAIIDGCPAGLRLSEADVQPLLDLRKPGQSIITTQRRETDTVEILSGVFNGFTTGAPISMIIWNKDSDSRSYDDFVSKPRPGHADYTAFSKYGGFNDFRGSGRFSGRLTATIAMGGAVALKILKNYLNIEIISYTKSIGDITMDTADIPFDTLSKNRYLNDVRCPDQDIAMRMRDLILSARREGDSLGGVIECVAQGVPVGLGEPIFESIESEISKGIFSIPAVKGLEFGSGFSGSAMRGSENNDSFSIDKSTGKIITDTNKSGGILGGITDGMPIVFRVAFKPAASIPKPQKTVDLKDMTESQLIVSGRHDPCVVPRAPPVVDSITAIVLLDFCLKSNLVPRVIR, from the coding sequence ATGCCTTCAAATACGCTTGGGGATTGCTTCACGTTATCAAGTTTTGGTGAGAGCCATGGCCAATGCATAGGAGCTATAATAGATGGGTGTCCAGCAGGACTACGTCTCTCGGAGGCAGATGTTCAGCCATTACTTGATTTAAGGAAGCCCGGACAATCAATCATTACAACCCAGAGGAGGGAAACTGATACAGTGGAAATACTTTCAGGTGTTTTCAATGGATTCACAACTGGTGCTCCCATCAGCATGATTATTTGGAACAAGGACTCTGATTCTCGTTCATATGATGATTTCGTATCAAAGCCAAGACCTGGTCATGCAGACTATACTGCTTTTTCAAAATATGGAGGATTCAATGACTTTAGGGGAAGTGGACGATTTTCAGGCAGGTTAACTGCGACTATAGCGATGGGAGGAGCCGTAGCGTTGAAAATATTAAAGAATTATTTAAATATTGAAATAATAAGTTATACAAAATCTATTGGAGATATAACAATGGATACTGCTGACATACCATTTGACACGCTTTCTAAAAACAGATATCTTAATGATGTTCGTTGCCCTGACCAGGATATAGCAATGAGAATGAGGGATTTGATATTGTCCGCTAGAAGAGAAGGTGATTCATTGGGAGGTGTAATCGAGTGCGTAGCACAAGGAGTGCCAGTAGGATTAGGCGAACCAATTTTTGAATCAATAGAGTCTGAGATATCAAAAGGTATTTTCAGCATTCCTGCGGTTAAAGGACTTGAATTTGGATCTGGATTTAGCGGTTCGGCTATGAGGGGGTCTGAGAATAATGATTCATTCTCTATTGATAAATCCACTGGCAAAATAATTACTGATACAAATAAATCAGGAGGAATATTGGGTGGGATTACAGATGGAATGCCAATAGTATTTAGAGTTGCTTTCAAACCGGCTGCATCCATCCCAAAACCTCAGAAGACAGTAGATTTGAAGGATATGACGGAATCTCAATTAATTGTATCCGGTAGACATGATCCGTGTGTAGTCCCCAGGGCCCCGCCTGTAGTAGATAGCATTACAGCAATCGTGTTGCTAGATTTTTGTCTAAAATCTAATCTTGTGCCAAGGGTAATACGTTAG
- a CDS encoding 3-phosphoshikimate 1-carboxyvinyltransferase: protein MEIKVKKSQLCGEINCPPSKSYSHRAILISSLSCGKSHIENVLISRDTLASIDCVKMLGVIVNPLNKESNYSETSKFDNLENYQAYLVSGPRYDKVSLSGMQDLTVESNGGRRGFKTPDDVLNADNSGTTIRIATSMCSLVNDGYSILTGDKSLRKRPMGDLINALNQLGVSCFSTNSKNFPPLVVKGGGFKGGTAKIRGDISSQFISSILLSGIYSQTPTTIQVLGNQVSKPYIDSTIFIMKKFGVEVENSSNREFLQNLRDGSDDSKESKPILNISEEYRLPIKCDYKAQTFRVPGDFSTAALLLSAAIMSEGVLVIKNLDFTMPQGDMEIINIIKRMGGRIETDKSKGVAKIDGSDKLEGGDFNLVATPDLLPVVAILSLKAKEKTIITGVSHARYKETDRVSIISSQLAKFGAQIKEENDSITIYPPDKLKNAVINSFDDHRLFMAFTIAGLSTDYSIIDSADSVDVSFPNFISELKGIGAQIEYLVT from the coding sequence GTGGAAATAAAAGTAAAAAAATCCCAACTATGCGGGGAGATCAATTGTCCTCCAAGCAAAAGTTATAGTCACCGGGCCATATTGATATCTAGCCTTTCTTGTGGCAAATCCCACATAGAAAATGTCCTAATCTCTAGAGACACGCTTGCATCGATTGACTGTGTCAAAATGTTAGGTGTCATCGTTAATCCTTTAAATAAAGAGTCCAATTATTCAGAGACTTCTAAATTTGATAACCTGGAAAATTATCAAGCATATCTTGTTAGTGGGCCCAGGTATGATAAAGTTAGTTTATCCGGTATGCAGGATCTCACAGTTGAAAGCAACGGAGGAAGGAGAGGTTTTAAAACACCGGATGATGTGTTAAATGCTGACAATTCAGGTACGACCATTAGAATTGCTACATCCATGTGTTCTTTGGTAAATGATGGTTATAGTATTCTAACTGGTGATAAGAGTCTTCGAAAAAGACCCATGGGTGATCTGATCAACGCGTTAAATCAATTGGGCGTCAGTTGCTTTTCCACAAATAGCAAAAACTTTCCTCCACTTGTCGTAAAGGGTGGTGGTTTTAAAGGAGGAACGGCTAAGATTAGAGGAGATATTTCTAGCCAATTCATATCATCAATCCTTCTCTCCGGAATATATTCTCAAACTCCAACTACGATCCAAGTCTTAGGCAACCAAGTTTCCAAACCATATATTGACTCAACTATTTTTATTATGAAAAAATTTGGTGTTGAAGTGGAGAATTCTTCAAATAGGGAATTTCTTCAGAATTTGAGAGATGGTTCAGATGATTCAAAAGAGTCCAAACCAATTCTAAATATCTCAGAGGAATATAGACTACCTATAAAATGTGATTACAAAGCCCAAACCTTTCGAGTGCCTGGTGATTTTTCTACTGCTGCATTGCTATTGTCCGCAGCCATTATGTCAGAAGGTGTTCTGGTAATAAAGAATTTGGATTTTACGATGCCTCAGGGAGATATGGAAATAATTAATATAATCAAGAGAATGGGGGGTAGAATTGAAACCGACAAGAGCAAAGGAGTGGCTAAAATAGATGGATCGGATAAATTAGAAGGCGGAGACTTTAATTTGGTTGCTACCCCAGATTTACTTCCGGTAGTAGCAATTTTGTCACTAAAGGCTAAAGAAAAGACTATCATAACTGGTGTGTCGCATGCAAGATATAAGGAAACTGACCGTGTCTCTATTATTTCCTCTCAACTAGCAAAATTTGGGGCTCAAATAAAAGAAGAAAACGATTCAATAACTATATACCCTCCAGACAAATTAAAAAATGCGGTAATCAATTCATTTGACGATCACAGACTCTTTATGGCCTTTACGATAGCTGGTTTATCTACAGACTATTCCATTATCGATAGTGCAGATTCCGTTGATGTATCCTTTCCAAATTTCATAAGTGAGTTGAAAGGGATAGGCGCCCAAATTGAGTATTTGGTAACGTGA
- a CDS encoding shikimate kinase, producing the protein MKNSSASVTMFGAISIVNAIATGKGCTFGISQKVKVKLSLEKGHQGISRNFVNDKLVNKIIRSILPGSVLKNHFLSISLTSEIPAGWGLKSSSAVSNAISLACYKLLDDQIYDRAVLSTAVNSSLWAKVSMTGAFDDACACYYGGVILTDNHYKKIIKRDVVNNDLAVVIFLPTGVARGEVPKLRIHKDLFNHAFRLALKGDYWKAMNLNGVLINSILYNNYAPMINAFENHCLSISHSGNGPAIAAVLYKDNVENFVNSMEKFDGKIISAKVNNTKATVE; encoded by the coding sequence ATGAAAAATTCTTCTGCTTCTGTTACTATGTTTGGTGCCATATCTATAGTAAATGCCATCGCAACAGGCAAGGGGTGTACTTTTGGAATTTCGCAAAAGGTCAAGGTAAAATTATCACTTGAGAAAGGACATCAAGGGATATCCAGAAATTTTGTGAATGATAAACTGGTAAATAAGATAATCAGGAGCATATTGCCTGGTAGTGTTTTGAAAAATCATTTCTTATCTATTAGTCTGACATCTGAAATACCAGCAGGTTGGGGTCTCAAGAGTTCGAGTGCGGTTTCAAATGCAATTTCACTTGCATGCTACAAATTATTGGATGATCAAATCTATGACAGAGCAGTCCTAAGCACAGCGGTCAATTCTTCTTTATGGGCAAAGGTGAGCATGACTGGGGCTTTTGATGATGCTTGTGCATGTTATTATGGTGGAGTAATATTAACTGATAACCACTATAAGAAAATAATAAAAAGAGATGTGGTGAATAACGATCTTGCTGTTGTTATATTTCTGCCTACAGGAGTTGCCAGAGGTGAAGTTCCTAAACTACGAATTCATAAGGACCTGTTCAACCATGCTTTTAGACTAGCCCTAAAAGGAGATTATTGGAAGGCGATGAATCTCAACGGTGTCCTGATAAACTCAATTTTATATAATAATTACGCACCCATGATTAATGCATTCGAAAATCATTGTTTGAGTATTAGTCATTCAGGAAATGGACCAGCTATTGCAGCGGTTTTGTATAAAGACAATGTAGAAAATTTCGTGAATTCTATGGAAAAATTTGACGGAAAAATAATCTCGGCTAAAGTTAATAACACTAAAGCAACCGTTGAATAA
- a CDS encoding shikimate dehydrogenase, with translation MSSFSEDTSNPQVAADKSTKTFCIIGDPVEHSLSPLMHNAAFKYLNLNYSYIAFKVKINELEESVESLRQINVTGFNVTIPHKVEMTKYVDKLTEEASLAGAVNTVKNEDGILFGYNTDIYGLMAPIEERISRFEGLEILILGAGGSSRAALVGLSRKKGIKSVFVVNRDRQKLSKVIELGNTLGLNCIPMEYSDHEKLSHVSSHCKLIINTTSVGLNNEKSLLSSDSMSNESIVFDIIYKPIMTDFLDRARSANAKVIFGYEMLLNQGYKSFEIWTGLNAPKEVMRKSLLGIFGVPK, from the coding sequence ATGAGCAGTTTTAGTGAGGATACATCTAATCCACAGGTAGCCGCAGATAAATCTACTAAGACTTTTTGTATTATAGGAGATCCCGTTGAGCATTCATTATCCCCTTTGATGCATAATGCTGCGTTTAAGTATCTAAATCTAAATTATTCATACATTGCTTTTAAGGTTAAGATAAACGAACTCGAGGAATCAGTGGAATCGTTGCGCCAAATTAATGTAACAGGGTTCAACGTCACGATTCCGCATAAGGTAGAAATGACAAAATATGTCGACAAATTAACTGAAGAGGCTTCTCTGGCAGGGGCAGTCAATACAGTCAAAAATGAAGACGGAATCCTTTTTGGATATAACACAGATATTTACGGATTGATGGCCCCAATTGAAGAAAGAATATCAAGATTTGAAGGCCTAGAAATTTTGATACTTGGAGCAGGAGGATCAAGCAGAGCAGCGCTAGTAGGACTGTCAAGAAAAAAAGGTATAAAATCGGTATTTGTTGTAAATAGAGATAGGCAAAAACTCTCTAAAGTAATTGAATTGGGCAATACCTTGGGACTAAATTGTATTCCGATGGAGTATTCAGACCATGAGAAATTATCTCATGTTTCCTCGCATTGTAAACTGATTATCAATACTACTTCAGTAGGTCTTAATAACGAAAAAAGTCTTTTAAGCTCAGATTCCATGAGCAACGAATCTATAGTTTTTGACATTATTTACAAACCAATTATGACTGATTTCTTAGATCGTGCAAGAAGCGCTAATGCAAAGGTAATATTTGGATACGAGATGTTACTAAACCAAGGCTATAAATCATTTGAGATATGGACAGGGTTGAATGCACCAAAGGAAGTCATGCGAAAGTCATTACTTGGAATATTTGGGGTACCGAAATAA